GCAGTACCAGGGGCGGCCGCGGGTGCAGGCGCGGCAGGTGCCGCAGACGGCACGCCAGTTGAGGATCACGAAGTCGCCGGGGGTGACGTCGGTGACGCCCTCGCCGACGGACTCGACGATTCCGGCGGCCTCGTGGCCGAGCAGGAAGGGGAACTCGTCGTTGATCGCGCCCTGCTTGTAGTGGAGATCGGTGTGACAGACGCCGCAGGCCTGGATCTTCACGACGGCCTCGCCGGGGCCGGGGTCGGGGATGACGATCGTCTCGACCCGTACCGGTTCGTTCTTGCCGGGGGCGATGACCCCCTGGACGTGCTGCGGCATCGCGAACTTCCTTTTCTCCGAACGGATCTTGTAAGGCTCTTGCGTACCACTATCTCCTGACAAAAGGCGAGACCCCCGCAGGCCGTGCCTGTGGGGGTCCCGCCGTCTCCCGTGGGGGGAGTCTCAGCCCTGCTGGGCCGCGGCGGTCTCGCGGACCCGGCGGCGGACCAGGAACCAGCCGCCGGTGAGCGCGGCCGCGATGAGCGGCAGACAGTTCACGGTGGTGCGGCCGACGCCGCCGTCCATCCACATCAGGACGAGGACGGAGGCGAGGAAGCCCAGGGTGATGATCTGGGTGTACGGGGCCCAGGGCAGCCGGTACGCGGGCCGGACGACCTTGCCCTGCTCGGCGCGGCGCACGAAGAGCAGCGAGCAGACCATGATCATCGCCCAGGTGCCGATGATGCCGATGGAGGCGAAGTTGAGGACGAGCTCGAAGGCCTCGCCCGGCATCAGGAAGTTGAGGACGACACCGGCGATGCCGAAGCCCGCGGTGAGCAGGATGCCGCCGTAGGGGACACCGCCCTTGTTCATGACGCCGGTGAACTTGGGCGCGGAGCCGGACAGCGACATCGAGCGCAGGATGCGGCCGGTGGAGTAGAGGCCCGAGTTGAGGCTGGAGAGCGCGGCGGTGAGGACGACGAGGTTCATCACGCCGGCGGCGCCGGGGATGCCGAGCTTGTCGAAGACGGTGACGAACGGGCTCTGGTCGCCGGTGTACGCGGTGTACGGGAGGATCAGCGCGAGCAGCACGACCGAGCCGACGTAGAACAGACCGACGCGCCACATGATCGAGTTGATCGCCTTCGGCATGATCTTCTCGGGGTTCTCGGTCTCACCGGCGGCGACGCCGCACAGCTCGACGGAGGCGTAGGCGAAGACGACGCCCTGGATGAGCAGCAGCATCGGCATGACGCCGTTGG
This is a stretch of genomic DNA from Streptomyces sp. R44. It encodes these proteins:
- a CDS encoding amino acid permease gives rise to the protein MTDRVTAAEPLSAAPANPAAAPHVDAGDAGYRKDLKSRHINMIAIGGAIGTGLFLGAGGRMHNAGPSLFIAYAVCGLFAFFVVRALGELVLYRPSSGAFVSYAREFMGEKGAYTAGWLYFLNWSTTAVADITAAATYAHFWAMFSDIPQWVLALIALAVVLAANLISVKYFGEMEFWFAIIKVAALVAFMLVGIFLVVTSHDVGGHTPGLHNITENGGIFPNGVMPMLLLIQGVVFAYASVELCGVAAGETENPEKIMPKAINSIMWRVGLFYVGSVVLLALILPYTAYTGDQSPFVTVFDKLGIPGAAGVMNLVVLTAALSSLNSGLYSTGRILRSMSLSGSAPKFTGVMNKGGVPYGGILLTAGFGIAGVVLNFLMPGEAFELVLNFASIGIIGTWAMIMVCSLLFVRRAEQGKVVRPAYRLPWAPYTQIITLGFLASVLVLMWMDGGVGRTTVNCLPLIAAALTGGWFLVRRRVRETAAAQQG